A region of Actinobacillus porcitonsillarum DNA encodes the following proteins:
- a CDS encoding RodZ domain-containing protein: MTESINTTSQPTLSLGQQLKSAREALNLSIEDVAQKTNLKKSHLESLENDIFILQNVAPTFVRGYVRNYVRFLRLPEELVSSVNYGEVTIPKEILHKTSSEKVVQKSQNQWVKYLTIFVLLGAIGMTLLWWWQDYQAEQQNRDQFVNNAIPVEATPTPANTNQATQVEPIIQPATTNTETVVANTAAPANEQPAQPVAQVAQSSETAPTPTTQELATQPAPVATEVAPQIESANVLQQTQTNPVETEQPAAVSNDELRIEITGKESWITVKNTKSKKSLAEKLYTNGEVLAFNGNEQYRLTIGAPANVKLYYKGQLVPLKIDGRVARIKLPLAQ; the protein is encoded by the coding sequence ATGACTGAATCAATTAATACCACGTCTCAACCAACTTTATCACTCGGGCAGCAACTTAAAAGCGCACGCGAAGCATTAAATCTTTCTATTGAAGATGTTGCGCAAAAAACAAATCTGAAAAAGTCACATCTTGAATCATTAGAAAACGATATTTTTATCTTACAGAACGTTGCTCCAACTTTTGTACGAGGCTATGTTCGTAACTATGTTCGTTTCTTACGCTTACCAGAAGAACTGGTATCAAGTGTAAACTACGGCGAAGTAACCATTCCTAAAGAAATTTTACATAAAACATCATCAGAGAAAGTTGTACAAAAATCACAAAATCAATGGGTAAAATACCTTACAATCTTCGTATTGTTGGGAGCTATTGGTATGACACTACTATGGTGGTGGCAAGATTATCAAGCGGAGCAACAAAATCGCGATCAATTCGTTAATAATGCTATTCCTGTTGAAGCAACTCCAACACCAGCTAACACAAATCAGGCTACTCAAGTTGAACCTATTATTCAACCGGCTACAACGAATACCGAAACAGTCGTTGCTAATACAGCTGCGCCAGCAAATGAACAACCTGCTCAACCAGTAGCTCAAGTTGCTCAATCGTCTGAAACGGCTCCTACACCAACAACACAAGAGCTGGCTACACAACCTGCCCCTGTTGCAACAGAAGTAGCGCCTCAAATTGAGAGTGCGAATGTGCTGCAACAAACTCAAACCAATCCAGTAGAAACAGAGCAACCTGCTGCAGTATCTAATGATGAATTACGTATTGAAATTACTGGAAAAGAGAGCTGGATTACCGTAAAAAATACGAAAAGTAAAAAAAGTTTAGCTGAAAAACTTTATACTAATGGCGAAGTTTTAGCCTTTAATGGAAATGAGCAATATCGCTTAACCATTGGCGCTCCAGCTAATGTTAAACTCTATTATAAAGGTCAATTAGTTCCGCTAAAAATTGATGGTCGTGTTGCTCGCATTAAATTACCTTTAGCTCAATAA
- a CDS encoding SulP family inorganic anion transporter, whose translation MSENSKARLLKQNFASGLVVFLVALPLCLGIALASDAPPLSGIISGIVGGIVIGWLSTSHISVSGPAAGLVAIVVATISQLGSFELFLCAGVVAGAIQLCLGFMRAGSITNYIPVAVIEGMLAGIGILIIFKQLPYALGTEEFSLSSTNSFINIHLGSLIIALVSIFIMLGWDSSPKLKKVKWLPSALIAVLVSVIINRLFISSGSYLAIPENQLVQLPVPHSWDDMKHLIVLPNFSGFTNSIVWITGATIAAVASIETLLSVEAADRLDVKRRITDSNQELRAQGVGNIISSLIGGLPITAVIVRSSANANAGATHKISAIIHGILLLVCVLMIPSILNEIPLATLAAVLILVGYKLARPSTFQHFWQKGIYQFIPFIATMIAVVLFDLLKGVGLGLIISILFILHGNMKRAYYLSREELADASQITLNLAEEVSFLNKAAIKKTLKNVQPNSTVIINAQHTSYIACDVLELIEDFANIYAKENNIHVVLKGFKADYDNQVDQTTNIRVEHHHRI comes from the coding sequence ATGTCGGAAAATAGTAAAGCTCGCCTTCTGAAACAAAATTTTGCATCCGGTCTCGTTGTCTTTTTGGTCGCCTTACCACTTTGTTTAGGGATTGCTTTAGCATCAGATGCACCTCCGCTATCGGGTATTATTTCAGGTATTGTCGGGGGGATTGTCATCGGTTGGCTAAGTACGTCACATATTAGTGTTTCTGGTCCAGCGGCAGGGTTAGTGGCGATAGTGGTTGCGACTATTAGCCAATTAGGTTCGTTTGAACTTTTCCTTTGCGCCGGCGTGGTTGCAGGTGCGATTCAGCTTTGTTTAGGCTTTATGCGAGCAGGGAGTATAACCAATTATATTCCTGTCGCTGTGATTGAAGGTATGTTAGCTGGGATTGGTATTCTGATTATTTTCAAACAGCTACCTTATGCTTTGGGAACAGAGGAATTTTCATTAAGCAGTACAAATTCATTTATCAACATTCATCTTGGTTCGTTAATTATTGCGTTGGTTTCTATTTTCATTATGTTGGGTTGGGATTCCTCGCCAAAATTGAAAAAAGTAAAATGGCTTCCTTCAGCACTTATTGCGGTATTGGTCAGCGTTATCATTAACCGTCTTTTTATTTCATCTGGCAGTTATTTAGCCATTCCTGAAAATCAGCTTGTTCAGCTTCCTGTGCCGCATTCCTGGGATGATATGAAACATTTAATTGTATTACCTAATTTTAGCGGTTTTACAAATAGTATTGTTTGGATCACTGGGGCGACAATTGCTGCTGTTGCATCTATTGAAACATTATTGTCTGTGGAAGCGGCAGATCGTCTCGATGTTAAGCGCCGAATTACCGACTCCAACCAGGAATTACGGGCGCAAGGCGTGGGTAACATTATTTCTTCTTTAATTGGTGGTCTTCCAATTACGGCTGTGATTGTTCGTTCGTCAGCGAATGCAAATGCTGGTGCGACACATAAAATATCCGCCATTATTCATGGTATTTTATTGCTAGTTTGCGTGTTAATGATCCCTTCTATTTTAAATGAGATCCCATTAGCGACCTTGGCAGCAGTCTTAATTTTAGTCGGTTATAAACTAGCAAGACCTTCTACTTTCCAACACTTTTGGCAAAAAGGGATCTACCAATTTATTCCTTTTATCGCAACGATGATCGCAGTGGTGTTATTTGACTTATTAAAAGGAGTTGGATTAGGTTTAATTATCAGTATCCTATTTATTCTTCACGGTAATATGAAGCGTGCTTACTATTTAAGTCGTGAGGAATTAGCTGATGCTTCACAGATAACCCTTAATTTGGCGGAAGAGGTTTCGTTTCTAAATAAAGCGGCAATTAAGAAAACATTGAAAAATGTGCAACCTAATTCAACGGTCATTATCAACGCTCAGCATACATCTTATATTGCCTGTGATGTGCTTGAATTAATTGAAGATTTTGCCAATATTTATGCTAAAGAAAATAATATACATGTTGTATTGAAGGGCTTTAAAGCGGATTACGATAACCAAGTGGATCAAACAACGAATATTCGAGTTGAGCATCATCATCGCATCTAA
- a CDS encoding OmpW/AlkL family protein: MKKTTLAIILGGALVASSAMAHQAGSVIFRAGAVTVDANSSSTTKTPIDVDLNVKNNTQLGLTGTYMFTDNIGIELLGATPFSHKINAKVPLLGAGENLGRVAIVKQLPPSLYAQYYFFDADSKVRPYVGAGLNYTRFYHAKSVHPAVTNLDVKKHSFGPVANLGVDVKLTDNLYFNAAAWYTHIKTTAKFSALGADHEVKLKLDPLVYFAGFGVRF, translated from the coding sequence ATGAAAAAAACAACATTAGCAATTATTTTAGGTGGTGCATTAGTTGCAAGTTCAGCAATGGCGCATCAAGCAGGAAGTGTAATTTTTAGAGCAGGTGCAGTTACCGTAGATGCAAATTCAAGTTCTACTACAAAAACACCAATTGATGTCGATTTAAATGTGAAAAACAATACACAATTGGGTTTAACTGGTACCTATATGTTCACTGATAATATTGGTATTGAACTACTCGGTGCAACACCATTTTCACATAAAATCAATGCTAAAGTGCCTCTTTTAGGTGCTGGTGAAAATCTAGGCCGTGTGGCAATTGTTAAACAATTACCGCCAAGCCTATATGCGCAATACTATTTCTTTGATGCCGATTCTAAAGTGCGTCCATATGTTGGTGCAGGTTTAAACTATACCCGCTTCTATCACGCAAAATCTGTTCATCCAGCTGTGACTAACTTAGATGTTAAAAAACACTCATTCGGACCAGTTGCTAACTTAGGGGTAGATGTGAAATTAACAGACAATCTCTATTTTAATGCGGCTGCTTGGTATACCCATATCAAAACTACGGCGAAATTTAGTGCTCTAGGAGCAGATCATGAAGTAAAACTTAAACTTGATCCGCTTGTGTATTTTGCAGGTTTTGGTGTTCGTTTCTAA